The proteins below are encoded in one region of Helianthus annuus cultivar XRQ/B chromosome 2, HanXRQr2.0-SUNRISE, whole genome shotgun sequence:
- the LOC110888777 gene encoding U3 small nucleolar RNA-associated protein 25-like yields MNGIAKSGVNGKTHANGEIVHNGESVRARLEQMVRKTDEKNAKSLARLSVLPARKVDPTYHMEVAMGRGRGRGGGGRGGGGGGGGRGRAHGAAVVVPGGRGRGRGRGRGRGAGRGPRRGADPGDDPLLENDYLRFEEGSEAYHAI; encoded by the exons ATGAATGGGATTGCAAAGAGTGGTGTGAATGGTAAGACTCATGCGAATGGTGAGATTGTTCATAATGGTGAGAGTGTTCGGGCTCGTTTGGAGCAAATGGTCCGAAAGACGGATGAAAAGAACGCGAAGAGCTTAGCGAGATTGAGTGTTTTGCCGGCTCGTAAGGTTGACCCCACATATC ATATGGAAGTCGCTATGGGTAGAGGGAGAGGCCGGGGAGGTGGCGGTCgaggtggcggtggcggtggaggtGGACGTGGCCGCGCACATGGAGCGGCGGTGGTGGTGCCTGGTGGGCGTGGCCGTGGACGCGGCCGTGGGCGCGGCCGTGGCGCTGGACGTGGGCCCAGGCGTGGCGCTGACCCTGGAGATGATCCCCTGTTGGAGAATGATTATCTGAGGTTTGAGGAGGGGAGCGAGGCTTatcatgcaatataa